Within the Bacillus sp. FSL K6-3431 genome, the region GTGTGGCTCTATCATTATCACCTGTTTCTTGATAAATTTCGTATATACGAGAAATCAAAAATACTTCATAGTCCATGCTGAGTCCAAAGACGATACTGAAGGCAAAAATCGGGATCATTAATGCGATATCAGCTGGACTACCTCCGAGATGTCCACCTTGGAATAGCCAAACGACAATTCCGAATGTACAGCTTAAGCTAATGATGTTCATTAATATTGCTTTAAGCGGAATCAGAACCGATCTAAATGCGATAAATAACACAATGTATGTTGATATTAAAATAAACGCTAGGCTATACCAAATTTTATTATAAATCTCATCAAAAATTTCTTGCTGGAATTTTGATGTTCCACCAATCTTTAGATCAAGATTGGTTTTATTATTATTTTCCCAATCTCTAACCCAATTTTTTGCTTCAGTAGAAGACCCTTCTGTATGTAACTGCACTTGTAATAATGCTAAATTATCACTTATTAACTGTTCAAATGCTGGTTCAAGCTGTGTTTTTATTTCAGGCACTTTGAGTGAAGTAATTAATTCCTCAGCGCTCATATCAGTTGCTGAAAAAATCGAATCGACACTTGAGACAAGTGGATCAGCTTCCAATTTCATTAAAAGACTCTCCAGTTTATTGAGAGAGTTAGTTTCTGTCATTCCTTCATCCGTACTAGCGATAATCTGGACGGTTGTCGTGTCATTATCTTGAAATGTTTCCTCAAACTTTTCAAAGGTTGTCCGTGATTCATATGATGTTGGAAGTGCATCCGCCTCGGGAATCACTAGATTCATATTGCTGAGGGGTAATGCGCCAATAATGAGTAAAGCCGTTGTAAGGGCAGACATAATGATCGGTCTTCTCATTACAAATGCCGCAAACCTATGCCAACTGCTCGTTTCTTTTTCTTTTGTTTTAAAAATTGTCCACTTATTGATATTAGGTCCTAAAATGGATAGAAGTGCCGGTAAAAATGTAATAGCTGCTAAAACAGATGTAAACACAACTGCTACACCACCAATTGCAACCGACTGGAAGACGCCAACTTGAATAAATAACATGGCAACTAGACCAAGTAATACACAAAAGCCTGAGAAAATGATTGCTCTTCCCGAAGTAAGCACCGTTTTATTATTTGCTGCTTCTTTTGTACTGCCAGCTAACTCTTCCCTAAAGCGATTTACGAAAAGTAAAGCGAAATCAATCCCGAGTGCAAGACCAATCATAGGTGCCGTATTCAAGACGAAAATAGACAGATTGACCTTTTCTCCCGTGAAATAAAGTAAGCCCATTGCAACGACTACACTGACAAATCCTGTCACTAGAGGAATAAGGGCAGCAACAACACCCCTAAAAGCAAATAAGAGAACGATGATAGCGATCGGAATTCCAATCAATTCGGCACGAACTAAATCATCCTGTGCAGCTTTATTCATATCTTCTTCAATAATTGACCCACCTGTAAGACCGGCAGAAAATAAATCATCGTTTGTGATCTGAGCGCGGATATTCTCGATGTTATCTGCTATTTCATCATCAGATCCATTAAATGCTAGAATGGCATATGCCCTATTGTCTTTCATTAATTCAGGCGATTCTAGTGGAGAAGTAAACACTTCGGAATGTTTCACTTTTTCCACATTGCTAAGCGTTTTTTCGATATAATCTGCGAATTCATCTTGTGCAGCTACTTCATCTTTTTCAAAAAGTAAAATCATCGAGGATGCAGGTATATCGAACTCGGATTCCAAAATATCCTCTACCTCTTGATATGTGCCATCATATTCAAAACCACTGCCATTGAGTACGGATGGCAGTTTTAGCGCAAAGAATCCAAAGAATAAGACGAGAGCTACCCAAAATAATACTACAAGTTTCCGATATTTATATGTAAATAATGCAAGGTTCTTCATGCAATTCCCCATTTCTTCAAGCATTCTGTACCATCATAATCGATAAAAGGTATATTGAAAAATAAATAAGCATCATAGCTACTAAAGGAATAAGGAAGGCATAAGGTGCTAAAAGAATAATGTAATTAAAACGAATACACTATAAACGGGCCATATGGGAAGACCTATCCTGTTTCGCTTTAACGCACCGGGGGTCAGAC harbors:
- a CDS encoding MMPL family transporter, which codes for MKNLALFTYKYRKLVVLFWVALVLFFGFFALKLPSVLNGSGFEYDGTYQEVEDILESEFDIPASSMILLFEKDEVAAQDEFADYIEKTLSNVEKVKHSEVFTSPLESPELMKDNRAYAILAFNGSDDEIADNIENIRAQITNDDLFSAGLTGGSIIEEDMNKAAQDDLVRAELIGIPIAIIVLLFAFRGVVAALIPLVTGFVSVVVAMGLLYFTGEKVNLSIFVLNTAPMIGLALGIDFALLFVNRFREELAGSTKEAANNKTVLTSGRAIIFSGFCVLLGLVAMLFIQVGVFQSVAIGGVAVVFTSVLAAITFLPALLSILGPNINKWTIFKTKEKETSSWHRFAAFVMRRPIIMSALTTALLIIGALPLSNMNLVIPEADALPTSYESRTTFEKFEETFQDNDTTTVQIIASTDEGMTETNSLNKLESLLMKLEADPLVSSVDSIFSATDMSAEELITSLKVPEIKTQLEPAFEQLISDNLALLQVQLHTEGSSTEAKNWVRDWENNNKTNLDLKIGGTSKFQQEIFDEIYNKIWYSLAFILISTYIVLFIAFRSVLIPLKAILMNIISLSCTFGIVVWLFQGGHLGGSPADIALMIPIFAFSIVFGLSMDYEVFLISRIYEIYQETGDNDRATLEGLISTSKIITSAAAIMIVITGAFAFTGIVPVQQMGVTVALAIFIDATLVRMVLVPSLMKLLGDLNWWSPFPKRKRKVNH